A stretch of Chloracidobacterium validum DNA encodes these proteins:
- a CDS encoding MGDG synthase family glycosyltransferase, with product MEKKILILTSDTGGGHTSAARALEAGLTKVAEGVKFLVHTAHALEECSAVTRMGGNLYNFLLRSHQKYVKHYHRFINRYHPERWVLIERYAKPYLERLFEKHCPNLIVSVHPMLQYPIARLLHDLNLSGKIPFVTVVTDPCGNSWRGWSDDFVDLYIVAHERAKAELLEYGVAEDRIRVIGMPIHPKFQEANALDPKLLRKELGLDPDKFTVFVNAGWIGGGNIPRIYRSLVTADLDLQVVFLTGKNARLADEAQALARQARFPVKVLGFSNHMERLMRASDVMVSKLGGLTTFEALATRLPIIADAVTPPMPQEAGTGALLEENNAGLMLRRAEDIVPTLRRLLDTPSRLKAMREAAAALGVPDATQRIVNEISALVPAQS from the coding sequence GTGGAAAAAAAGATTCTCATTTTGACCTCAGACACCGGCGGAGGTCACACCAGCGCTGCCCGCGCGCTGGAAGCCGGACTGACTAAAGTTGCTGAAGGTGTCAAGTTTCTCGTCCACACGGCCCATGCCCTTGAAGAGTGCAGCGCCGTGACCCGGATGGGCGGCAATCTCTACAACTTTCTGCTCCGCTCACACCAGAAGTACGTCAAGCACTATCACCGCTTCATCAACCGCTACCATCCTGAGCGGTGGGTGCTGATTGAACGGTACGCGAAGCCCTACCTCGAGCGCCTCTTTGAAAAGCATTGCCCGAACCTGATCGTCTCGGTGCATCCGATGTTGCAGTACCCGATTGCACGGCTGCTGCACGACCTCAACCTGAGCGGCAAGATTCCATTCGTCACCGTCGTGACCGACCCCTGTGGCAATTCGTGGCGGGGGTGGAGTGACGACTTCGTGGACCTCTACATCGTCGCTCACGAGCGCGCCAAGGCCGAACTGCTGGAATATGGCGTGGCGGAAGACCGGATTCGCGTCATCGGCATGCCGATTCACCCGAAGTTTCAGGAAGCCAATGCCCTTGACCCGAAGCTGCTGCGCAAGGAACTCGGACTCGACCCAGACAAGTTCACCGTCTTTGTCAATGCCGGCTGGATTGGCGGCGGGAACATCCCGCGCATCTATCGCTCGTTGGTCACGGCCGACCTCGACTTGCAGGTGGTGTTTTTGACGGGCAAAAACGCCCGCCTGGCCGATGAAGCCCAGGCGCTGGCGCGGCAGGCGCGCTTTCCCGTCAAGGTCCTCGGCTTTTCCAATCACATGGAGCGGCTGATGCGCGCTTCGGACGTGATGGTTTCCAAGCTCGGCGGCTTGACGACCTTTGAAGCGCTTGCCACGCGGCTCCCCATCATTGCCGATGCGGTGACGCCGCCGATGCCCCAGGAAGCCGGCACCGGCGCGCTGCTCGAAGAAAACAACGCCGGGTTGATGCTGCGCCGGGCCGAAGACATCGTGCCGACGCTGCGGCGCCTGCTCGACACGCCAAGCCGGCTGAAAGCCATGCGGGAAGCGGCGGCGGCGCTGGGCGTCCCAGATGCGACCCAGCGCATCGTGAATGAAATTTCAGCCCTCGTCCCCGCTCAGTCCTGA
- a CDS encoding ABC1 kinase family protein: MPALTLDVPVLSRALSLSDNVRHLRRFTVVSVALLPFLISFLRDRRRWIRWGAPRVLTEAQHARRAKRLVDTFARLGTSYIKLSQILAVREDLVPKIYAHEFARLLDQTPAAGMDYVSGVIRRRTGKSPDELFDDFDPKAIASASVGQVHRARYRGIDVVVKIRRPNVVETITLDNAILGTLLEWLRPFFGEHYLYRGFEVLFEEYKRIVVGELDFRTEAQNAERLRAQQPRHPRLVIPEIAHELTHEDLLVMEFCEGVRIDAVETIRSYGLDLGELVEALLEIVFSQLLVHGFFHADPHPGNILINRRGDIILLDYGMVDELDPVTRDRFLGLILAANANQYDDVVAKLYELEMVEPSTPAEQLAYVTETIMNLRHLARTHQRQVQLAVEQLFDKTRILHHLRMPRQMVYLFRMATLIEGVAIRFDNNFDSIRDAVPIAKRVGFKLIARIVPAATALRYAAEVFAERFDAYLSRVMQRKKVSYAKDFVRRMWQGAPVKSALPSPNSTPRLPLPS; this comes from the coding sequence ATGCCTGCGCTGACTCTTGATGTCCCAGTTCTTTCACGCGCGTTGTCGCTTAGTGACAATGTCCGTCACTTACGGCGGTTTACGGTCGTTTCGGTCGCGTTGCTCCCCTTTCTCATCAGCTTTCTCCGTGACCGGCGGCGGTGGATCAGGTGGGGCGCGCCGCGCGTTCTGACCGAAGCGCAACATGCCCGCCGCGCCAAACGGCTCGTGGATACCTTCGCTCGGCTGGGCACGTCCTACATCAAGCTGTCGCAAATCCTCGCCGTGCGTGAAGACCTCGTGCCCAAAATCTACGCGCATGAGTTTGCCCGGCTGCTCGACCAGACGCCGGCCGCCGGGATGGATTATGTCAGCGGTGTCATCCGCCGCCGCACCGGAAAATCACCCGACGAACTATTCGACGACTTTGATCCCAAAGCCATCGCGTCCGCTTCGGTCGGGCAGGTGCACCGCGCGCGTTACAGGGGCATTGATGTCGTCGTGAAGATTCGCCGGCCGAACGTCGTCGAAACCATTACGCTCGACAATGCCATTCTCGGCACCCTGCTTGAATGGCTGCGCCCGTTTTTTGGCGAGCATTACCTGTACCGGGGTTTCGAGGTCCTCTTTGAGGAGTACAAGCGAATCGTCGTCGGTGAACTGGATTTCCGCACCGAGGCCCAAAACGCCGAACGCCTCCGCGCCCAGCAGCCACGCCATCCGCGCCTGGTCATCCCAGAGATCGCCCACGAGCTGACCCACGAAGACTTGCTGGTGATGGAGTTTTGCGAGGGCGTGCGGATTGACGCCGTCGAAACGATTCGGAGCTACGGCCTCGACCTGGGCGAACTGGTCGAGGCGCTGCTGGAAATCGTTTTTTCGCAACTGCTGGTGCATGGCTTTTTCCATGCCGATCCCCATCCGGGCAACATCCTGATCAACCGCCGGGGCGACATCATCCTGCTGGATTACGGCATGGTGGACGAACTCGACCCCGTGACCCGCGACCGCTTTCTCGGACTGATTCTGGCGGCGAATGCCAACCAGTACGACGACGTTGTCGCCAAGCTGTATGAGCTGGAAATGGTCGAGCCGAGCACGCCGGCCGAGCAACTGGCCTATGTGACGGAAACCATCATGAACCTGCGCCATCTGGCGCGCACGCACCAGCGCCAAGTCCAGCTCGCCGTCGAGCAGCTTTTCGATAAGACACGCATCCTGCACCACCTGCGCATGCCGCGTCAGATGGTTTACCTGTTTCGCATGGCGACGTTGATCGAAGGCGTGGCCATTCGATTCGACAACAACTTCGATAGCATCCGCGATGCCGTCCCCATTGCCAAGCGGGTTGGGTTCAAGCTCATTGCCCGCATCGTCCCGGCGGCCACGGCGCTGCGCTATGCCGCCGAGGTCTTTGCCGAGCGGTTCGATGCTTACTTGAGCCGCGTCATGCAGCGCAAGAAGGTCTCCTATGCCAAGGATTTCGTGCGTCGGATGTGGCAGGGCGCGCCGGTGAAAAGCGCCCTGCCATCACCGAACTCAACCCCGCGCCTGCCGCTCCCTTCCTGA
- a CDS encoding tryptophan 2,3-dioxygenase family protein, with protein sequence MAGRAGEKRPAITELNPAPAAPFLSRTTPSWRPVRGWQRKCIETHGATRPGKKRPATTAKSGIFESSRQVTAPSQETPHLMTRPALTYWDYVKLDAIHNLQSERQTECYDEVMFIAVHQHFEFWFAQVIRDLREIIRQLTGAPPEVASAAALLHRCNLEFGLATQGFDVMKTLTRESFLAFRGALQHTSGLQSVQLTVIELLVGREAGELYHHRIDGPGMRDFLARYGGPDGLLSAVLAEVRQTGNLRQAYDRVAAVAQPAELAALQRELVTLDRQLADWRRRHAETAAKVLGRDFSESAGTVGNTHSCRDNLEIGKQHTRRYFADLDDQFTALAQETSA encoded by the coding sequence GTGGCAGGGCGCGCCGGTGAAAAGCGCCCTGCCATCACCGAACTCAACCCCGCGCCTGCCGCTCCCTTCCTGAGTCGCACCACCCCGTCCTGGCGGCCCGTCCGCGGTTGGCAACGAAAGTGCATCGAGACCCACGGGGCAACCAGACCCGGAAAAAAGCGCCCCGCAACCACCGCCAAAAGCGGTATATTCGAATCGTCACGGCAAGTTACCGCTCCTTCGCAAGAGACGCCGCACCTGATGACCCGCCCCGCGCTTACCTATTGGGATTACGTCAAGCTCGACGCAATCCACAACCTGCAATCCGAACGCCAGACCGAATGCTACGATGAGGTGATGTTCATCGCCGTCCACCAGCACTTCGAGTTCTGGTTTGCGCAAGTCATCCGGGACCTTCGGGAAATCATCCGGCAGCTCACGGGCGCGCCGCCCGAAGTCGCTTCGGCAGCGGCGCTCCTGCACCGCTGCAACCTTGAGTTTGGGCTGGCAACGCAGGGCTTCGACGTCATGAAGACACTGACCCGTGAAAGTTTTCTCGCCTTTCGGGGCGCGCTCCAGCACACGTCCGGTTTGCAAAGCGTGCAACTGACGGTGATCGAACTCCTCGTCGGGCGCGAGGCCGGAGAGTTATACCATCACCGCATTGACGGCCCCGGCATGCGTGATTTTCTGGCCCGCTACGGTGGCCCCGACGGGTTACTGTCTGCCGTCCTGGCGGAAGTGCGCCAAACCGGAAACCTGCGCCAGGCTTACGACCGGGTGGCGGCGGTGGCTCAACCGGCCGAACTGGCCGCGCTGCAACGGGAACTCGTGACCCTCGACCGGCAGTTGGCCGATTGGCGGCGGCGGCATGCCGAAACCGCCGCCAAGGTTCTGGGGCGCGACTTCAGCGAATCGGCCGGCACCGTTGGCAACACCCACTCGTGCCGTGACAACCTGGAGATTGGAAAACAGCATACTCGGCGCTACTTTGCCGATCTCGATGATCAGTTCACCGCGCTGGCTCAGGAGACCTCCGCATGA
- the clpS gene encoding ATP-dependent Clp protease adapter ClpS has protein sequence MPNPTPDRDEGLLVEERTTTKEPPMFRVLLHNDDYTTMPFVVYVLQHIFHHSESEAMRIMLNVHRRGIGVAGVYPHEVAETKMMQTIQLARANEFPLLCTIEPVE, from the coding sequence ATGCCAAACCCTACGCCAGATCGGGATGAAGGGCTGCTCGTCGAAGAGCGCACGACGACCAAGGAACCTCCCATGTTCCGCGTCCTGCTGCACAATGACGACTACACGACCATGCCGTTCGTCGTGTACGTCCTCCAGCACATTTTTCATCACTCGGAAAGCGAAGCCATGCGCATCATGCTGAACGTTCACCGGCGTGGCATTGGCGTGGCCGGCGTCTATCCGCACGAGGTGGCTGAAACCAAGATGATGCAGACCATTCAGCTCGCGCGCGCCAATGAGTTTCCGCTGCTTTGCACGATTGAGCCAGTAGAGTAA
- the clpA gene encoding ATP-dependent Clp protease ATP-binding subunit ClpA translates to MPMPAIFTKDLQTALTAAVNEAMARGHEYLTLEHVLFALLDDPTSADILRACGGNLEALRRDLERFFTERLTSVKVPTGGPVSPPEQTAAFQRVLERAYTQAQAAEQRKIDGGNILAAMYAEEHSHAVYLLKRQGIGRLDILNYISHGIGKAAEDETGEAEAEDAPPSRDPLDAYTVNLVKRAAQGLIDPLIGRQTELERTIQVLCRRRKNNPIYIGDPGVGKTAIAEGLAMKIHAGEVPDVLKDAEVYALDLGALLAGTRYRGDFEQRLKQVIAALKKRPNAILFIDEIHTIVGAGAVNGGTMDAANILKPALAAGELRCIGSTTHQEYKQSFERDRALARRFQKIEVGEPTVDEAEQILAGLKPAYEQHHGVTYTPEALRAAAELAAKHITDRFLPDKAIDVMDEAGAALRLVPPAQRPKTVETHDIETIVAKMARIPAKSVSAAERDRMQTLEADLKAVIYGQDKAIEQVVNAIKISRAGLGSPTKPVGCFLFSGPTGVGKTELAKQLANVLGVTFLRFDMSEYMEKHTVSRLIGAPPGYVGFDQGGLLTDAVVKHPYSVVVLDEIEKAHPDIFNILLQVMDSATLTDNNGKKADFRNVILIMTTNAGAKEMSAAAIGFKKETGGGRTKHAVERTFAPEFRNRLDAWIVFEPLSFENIRRVVTKFLAEVQRQLDDKQVTLEVTDAAVEWLAKRGFDTKYGARPMGRLIHEKIKQPLANEILFGLLNKGGRVEVDAVGDDIGLEYHPTGAES, encoded by the coding sequence ATGCCTATGCCTGCCATCTTCACCAAAGACCTCCAGACTGCCCTCACGGCCGCCGTCAATGAAGCCATGGCGCGCGGTCATGAATACCTCACGCTGGAACACGTCCTGTTTGCGCTGCTCGACGACCCGACCTCGGCGGACATCCTGCGCGCCTGTGGCGGCAACCTCGAGGCGCTCCGGCGCGATCTGGAGCGCTTTTTCACAGAGCGTCTGACCTCGGTCAAAGTCCCGACCGGGGGGCCGGTGAGTCCGCCGGAGCAAACGGCGGCATTTCAGCGGGTGCTGGAGCGCGCCTACACCCAGGCGCAAGCGGCGGAGCAGCGCAAAATTGATGGCGGAAACATTCTGGCCGCGATGTACGCCGAGGAGCACTCGCACGCCGTTTACCTGCTCAAGCGGCAGGGCATCGGACGCTTGGATATTCTCAACTACATCTCGCACGGCATCGGCAAGGCGGCCGAAGATGAGACGGGTGAGGCGGAAGCCGAAGACGCCCCGCCATCCCGTGACCCGCTCGACGCTTACACGGTCAACCTCGTCAAGCGCGCGGCGCAGGGACTGATCGATCCGCTGATCGGCCGCCAGACGGAACTCGAACGAACCATTCAAGTCCTGTGTCGGCGGCGCAAGAACAATCCCATCTATATCGGCGATCCGGGCGTCGGCAAAACGGCCATCGCGGAAGGGTTGGCCATGAAGATTCACGCCGGAGAGGTGCCGGATGTGCTCAAGGACGCCGAGGTGTACGCGCTCGACTTGGGGGCGCTCCTGGCCGGAACGCGCTACCGCGGCGATTTTGAACAACGCCTCAAGCAGGTTATTGCGGCGCTCAAAAAGCGTCCTAATGCCATTTTGTTCATTGATGAGATTCACACCATTGTTGGCGCCGGCGCAGTCAACGGCGGGACGATGGATGCGGCCAATATCCTCAAGCCGGCCCTGGCCGCGGGCGAGCTGCGTTGTATTGGTTCAACCACCCACCAGGAATACAAGCAGTCGTTTGAGCGGGATCGCGCGCTGGCGCGGCGCTTCCAGAAGATTGAAGTGGGCGAGCCAACCGTGGACGAGGCCGAGCAAATCCTGGCCGGACTGAAGCCAGCCTATGAACAGCACCACGGCGTGACCTACACGCCAGAAGCGCTACGGGCGGCGGCCGAGTTGGCGGCCAAGCACATCACGGACCGGTTTCTGCCCGACAAGGCCATTGATGTCATGGACGAAGCCGGCGCGGCGCTCCGGCTGGTACCACCGGCGCAGCGCCCCAAAACCGTTGAAACGCACGACATTGAAACCATCGTCGCCAAGATGGCGCGCATCCCGGCCAAGTCGGTTTCGGCGGCCGAGCGCGACCGGATGCAGACGCTCGAAGCTGACCTCAAAGCGGTCATTTATGGTCAGGACAAAGCCATCGAGCAGGTCGTCAATGCCATCAAGATTTCGCGCGCTGGCCTCGGCAGCCCGACCAAACCGGTTGGCTGCTTTTTGTTCTCAGGACCGACCGGCGTCGGCAAAACCGAACTGGCCAAACAACTGGCGAACGTGCTGGGCGTGACGTTCCTGCGCTTTGACATGAGCGAATACATGGAAAAGCACACCGTATCGCGGCTCATCGGCGCGCCGCCCGGCTATGTCGGTTTCGATCAGGGGGGCTTGCTCACTGATGCGGTCGTCAAGCATCCCTACTCAGTGGTTGTTCTAGACGAAATCGAGAAGGCACACCCAGACATTTTCAACATCCTGTTGCAAGTCATGGACAGCGCCACGCTCACCGACAACAACGGCAAAAAGGCTGATTTCCGCAACGTCATCCTCATCATGACGACCAACGCGGGAGCAAAGGAAATGAGCGCCGCCGCGATTGGCTTCAAGAAAGAAACCGGCGGCGGGCGAACCAAGCATGCCGTCGAACGAACCTTCGCCCCAGAGTTTCGCAATCGGCTCGATGCCTGGATCGTCTTTGAACCACTGTCATTTGAAAACATCCGGCGGGTGGTCACCAAATTCCTCGCCGAGGTTCAACGGCAGTTGGATGACAAGCAGGTGACGCTCGAGGTCACGGATGCCGCCGTCGAGTGGCTGGCGAAGCGGGGCTTTGACACCAAGTATGGGGCGCGTCCGATGGGGCGACTCATCCACGAGAAAATCAAGCAACCACTCGCCAACGAAATTCTCTTTGGCTTACTCAACAAAGGTGGGCGCGTCGAGGTTGACGCAGTCGGCGATGACATTGGGCTTGAGTACCATCCAACCGGGGCCGAATCGTGA
- a CDS encoding RidA family protein: MITTRIATDQAPAAIGPYAQAVQVGQFVFTSGQIPLDPATMTIVGDDAAAQTRQVLDNLAAVLRAAGSDLAHVVKTTVFLKDMNDFQAMNDVYATFFPSAPPARSTVEVARLPKDVRVEIECIAVIPA, encoded by the coding sequence ATGATCACAACTCGCATTGCCACTGACCAGGCCCCGGCAGCCATTGGCCCCTATGCCCAAGCCGTGCAAGTTGGGCAGTTCGTTTTCACGTCGGGGCAAATCCCCCTCGACCCGGCCACGATGACCATCGTAGGGGACGACGCGGCGGCCCAAACCCGCCAGGTCCTCGATAACTTGGCGGCCGTCTTGCGGGCGGCGGGAAGTGACCTGGCGCATGTGGTCAAGACCACCGTGTTCCTCAAGGACATGAACGACTTCCAGGCGATGAACGACGTTTATGCCACGTTTTTCCCCAGCGCGCCGCCGGCTCGCTCGACCGTCGAGGTGGCGCGACTGCCAAAGGATGTGCGTGTGGAAATCGAGTGCATCGCCGTGATTCCGGCGTGA
- a CDS encoding MGH1-like glycoside hydrolase domain-containing protein, translating to MPTAEELRLEESAARTKHWKRWGPYVSERAWGTVREDYSPHGDAWSYFPYEHSRSKAYRWGEDGLAGICDRRQIMCFALALWNERDPHLKERLFGLTGPQGNHGEDVKEYYFYLDSTPTHSYMKWLYKYPQARFPYEELLHFGRKRSRREPEYELLDTGVFEGNRYFDVFVEYAKADVDDLVIRITAVNRGPEPAPLHILPTLWFRNTWSWQPMPGEKPYIRQLSDLGRMRVMACDHPTLGNRWLYCADAPDLLFTENETNLERLYGAPNRTPYVKDGINDYLVQGRTDAVNPARTGTKAAAHYRVELEGGGATTIWLRLCNYDPETLRGEPFGPAARVMAQRQAEADEFYATRIPETLSDDAKNVMRQAFAGLLWTKQFYAYEVDRWLTGDPLQPPPPQSRRRGRNRNWLHLHCEDVISMPDKWEYPWFAAWDLAFHCVPLALVDSEFAKQQLILMLREWYMHPNGQLPAYEWTFDDVNPPVHAWAAWRVYKIEKKRTGRGDTAFLERIFHKLLLNFTWWINRKDADGSNIFEGGFLGLDNIGVFDRSAKLPTGGTLQQSDATSWMGMYCLNMLAIALELARYDTVYEDVASKFYEHFLYIADALSHRGGAEGDALWDEQDGFYYDAVAFPDGRRLQLRVRSLVGLIPLFAVQMMESWWLEQLPGFRRRMDWFVRNRPELVNSIVSVDEQGNVMQQLLSLPNTSQLRRILRVMLNEQEFLSPYGIRSVSRYHLANPYVLHVDGQEHRVDYDPAESSIPMFGGNSNWRGPIWFPVNFLIIESLQKFHHFYGDSFKVECPTGSGHMMTLWEVAAELSRRLARIFLRDAEGKRPVYRHAGMACFDTDPHWRDLVLFYEYFHGDTGAGLGASHQTGWTGLVAKLLVQSGEG from the coding sequence ATGCCTACTGCTGAAGAGTTGCGGCTCGAAGAATCGGCCGCGCGAACCAAACATTGGAAACGCTGGGGCCCTTATGTGAGCGAACGCGCGTGGGGAACCGTGCGTGAGGATTACAGCCCACACGGCGATGCCTGGAGCTACTTCCCCTATGAGCACAGCCGCTCGAAAGCCTACCGGTGGGGCGAAGATGGGTTGGCCGGCATCTGTGACCGGCGGCAGATTATGTGCTTTGCACTGGCGCTCTGGAACGAACGCGACCCGCACCTCAAGGAACGCTTGTTTGGCCTGACCGGGCCGCAGGGAAACCACGGCGAGGATGTCAAGGAGTATTACTTTTACCTCGACTCGACGCCGACCCACAGCTACATGAAGTGGCTCTACAAGTACCCACAGGCCCGCTTTCCCTACGAGGAGCTGCTCCACTTTGGACGGAAGCGCTCACGCCGCGAGCCAGAGTATGAGTTGCTCGACACGGGCGTGTTTGAAGGAAATCGCTACTTTGATGTGTTTGTCGAGTATGCCAAGGCCGATGTTGATGATTTGGTCATCCGCATCACAGCCGTCAATCGGGGGCCAGAGCCGGCCCCGCTCCACATCCTGCCGACCCTCTGGTTTCGTAACACTTGGTCCTGGCAACCCATGCCGGGCGAAAAGCCCTACATTCGGCAGCTTTCCGACTTGGGCCGCATGCGCGTCATGGCGTGCGACCATCCAACGCTTGGCAACCGCTGGCTCTATTGCGCCGATGCGCCGGACCTGCTCTTTACCGAGAACGAAACCAACCTGGAGCGACTCTACGGCGCGCCCAATCGAACGCCCTACGTCAAAGACGGCATCAACGACTACCTCGTTCAGGGGCGGACTGATGCGGTCAATCCAGCCCGGACCGGCACAAAGGCCGCGGCTCACTACCGGGTTGAGTTGGAGGGCGGCGGCGCGACGACCATCTGGCTGCGCCTGTGCAACTACGACCCGGAAACCCTGCGCGGAGAACCCTTCGGGCCGGCGGCGCGCGTCATGGCCCAGCGCCAGGCCGAAGCGGATGAGTTTTACGCCACCCGCATCCCCGAAACGCTCTCGGACGACGCGAAAAACGTCATGCGTCAAGCCTTTGCCGGACTTTTGTGGACCAAGCAGTTTTATGCGTACGAAGTGGACCGCTGGCTGACCGGCGACCCGCTGCAACCCCCACCGCCACAGTCGCGCCGGCGGGGACGTAATCGCAACTGGCTGCACCTGCACTGCGAAGACGTGATTTCGATGCCGGATAAATGGGAGTACCCCTGGTTTGCCGCCTGGGACTTGGCCTTTCACTGCGTCCCGCTGGCGCTGGTGGACAGCGAATTTGCCAAGCAGCAACTCATTCTCATGCTGCGGGAGTGGTACATGCACCCCAACGGACAGCTCCCGGCCTATGAGTGGACCTTCGATGATGTCAACCCGCCCGTCCATGCCTGGGCCGCGTGGCGGGTTTACAAGATCGAGAAAAAACGCACCGGCAGGGGCGACACGGCTTTCCTCGAACGCATTTTCCACAAGCTCCTGCTCAACTTCACCTGGTGGATCAACCGCAAGGATGCTGACGGCAGCAACATCTTCGAGGGTGGATTTCTCGGCCTGGACAACATTGGCGTGTTTGACCGCAGCGCCAAACTGCCCACCGGGGGCACGCTCCAGCAGTCGGACGCCACGAGCTGGATGGGGATGTACTGCCTCAACATGCTGGCCATCGCGCTCGAACTGGCGCGTTATGACACGGTTTATGAAGACGTGGCCAGCAAGTTTTATGAGCACTTTCTCTACATTGCCGATGCGTTGAGTCACCGCGGCGGCGCGGAAGGTGACGCGCTCTGGGATGAGCAGGACGGCTTTTACTACGACGCCGTGGCCTTTCCCGATGGGCGGAGATTGCAACTGCGCGTCCGGTCGCTCGTCGGGTTGATTCCACTCTTCGCCGTGCAGATGATGGAAAGCTGGTGGCTGGAACAGTTGCCAGGGTTTCGGCGGCGGATGGACTGGTTCGTTCGCAACCGCCCGGAGCTAGTCAACAGCATCGTGTCAGTGGATGAGCAGGGCAACGTGATGCAGCAGTTGCTCTCGCTGCCAAACACGTCGCAACTGCGACGAATTCTGCGCGTCATGCTCAACGAACAAGAGTTTCTGTCGCCCTATGGCATCCGGTCCGTGTCGCGCTACCACCTGGCTAACCCCTATGTCCTGCATGTGGATGGGCAGGAACACCGCGTGGATTACGACCCGGCCGAGTCTTCGATTCCAATGTTTGGCGGCAACTCGAACTGGCGCGGCCCGATCTGGTTTCCGGTGAATTTCCTGATTATCGAGTCGCTTCAGAAGTTCCACCACTTCTATGGCGACAGCTTCAAAGTTGAGTGCCCAACCGGTTCCGGCCACATGATGACACTCTGGGAGGTTGCGGCGGAGCTGTCGCGGCGGTTGGCGCGGATTTTCCTGCGCGACGCCGAGGGGAAGCGTCCGGTTTACCGGCACGCCGGCATGGCATGCTTCGACACGGACCCGCACTGGCGCGACTTGGTGTTGTTTTACGAATACTTTCACGGCGATACTGGAGCCGGGCTAGGCGCGAGCCACCAAACCGGCTGGACCGGACTGGTGGCAAAACTGCTAGTGCAGAGCGGCGAAGGCTGA
- a CDS encoding protoporphyrinogen/coproporphyrinogen oxidase, whose translation MKNAAVIVIGSGIAGTTFAHRCARAGMSVLVLEKDAEPGGALRSHRFAKGDGFWAELGAHTCYNSYNTLLTVIEECGLLAELQPRAKVGFKFLVANRVRSIVSQLHLLEAAWRLPFGIRASKAGLSVADYYTRLLGPKNYADVLSPAFNAVMCQSAGDLPADMLFKKRPRRADVQRTYSLPRGLQQIVTTALAQPGITLLTNCEVVGIERGKAGLEVATATGELYQARQLVVATPANVAAQLLRQAFPSVSEKLSRIRVEVIETVGVLVPRAAVNVPPVAGLIARDDLFYSAVSRDVLPHPTWRGFAFHFKPGKLDAESKLRRIADALGVATTEIVESVFRANVLPSPKLGHAELVGSLDATLAGLPLFLVGNYFDGVSIEECAARAVTEFTRLTSSK comes from the coding sequence GTGAAGAACGCGGCGGTCATCGTCATTGGGAGCGGTATTGCCGGAACGACCTTTGCCCACCGGTGCGCCCGCGCCGGGATGTCGGTTTTGGTGCTGGAAAAAGACGCCGAGCCAGGCGGGGCCCTGCGGTCGCATCGGTTTGCCAAAGGCGATGGATTCTGGGCCGAGCTTGGGGCGCACACCTGCTACAACAGCTACAACACGCTGCTCACGGTGATTGAAGAATGTGGGCTACTCGCGGAACTCCAACCCCGCGCCAAGGTCGGTTTCAAGTTTCTGGTTGCCAACCGGGTCAGATCGATTGTGTCGCAGCTCCATCTGCTTGAGGCGGCTTGGCGACTCCCCTTCGGAATACGCGCCAGCAAAGCCGGTTTGAGCGTGGCCGATTACTACACGCGCTTGCTCGGCCCAAAGAATTACGCGGATGTGCTATCGCCCGCGTTCAATGCGGTGATGTGTCAGTCGGCCGGCGACCTGCCGGCGGACATGCTGTTCAAGAAACGTCCGCGCCGGGCGGATGTCCAGCGCACCTACAGCCTTCCCAGAGGGTTACAGCAGATCGTCACGACGGCCCTGGCGCAGCCGGGCATTACCTTGCTCACAAACTGCGAAGTGGTCGGCATCGAGCGGGGCAAAGCTGGACTTGAAGTGGCCACCGCCACCGGAGAGCTTTACCAAGCGCGGCAACTGGTTGTGGCGACGCCGGCCAATGTGGCCGCGCAGTTACTGCGCCAGGCATTTCCGTCGGTATCAGAGAAACTCTCACGGATTCGGGTTGAAGTCATTGAAACCGTAGGGGTGCTCGTTCCACGCGCGGCGGTCAACGTCCCGCCGGTGGCCGGCTTGATTGCGCGGGATGATTTGTTTTATTCAGCCGTATCACGTGATGTTTTGCCACATCCAACTTGGCGTGGCTTCGCGTTCCATTTTAAGCCGGGCAAACTTGACGCTGAAAGCAAGTTACGGCGGATTGCCGACGCGCTTGGCGTGGCGACGACGGAGATTGTCGAATCCGTGTTCCGGGCGAACGTTCTCCCCTCACCCAAGCTAGGGCACGCCGAGCTGGTTGGAAGCCTTGACGCGACCCTGGCGGGGCTGCCGCTTTTTTTGGTTGGGAACTATTTTGATGGCGTCTCGATTGAAGAGTGCGCAGCTCGCGCCGTAACGGAGTTTACCCGGCTTACTTCATCGAAGTGA